In the Kitasatospora terrestris genome, one interval contains:
- a CDS encoding DUF885 domain-containing protein — protein sequence MADETITPRTIADRHLDRVAAHDPLEAAWLGLHPDDDRQPDLSPEGFEAHAATVRGTLAELDAASAAGAAWTDPADRRCERLLRDRLSAELALHESGENFRQLRPIGAHVHQVRDIFTYMPTETDEQWAVVAGRLRNLPAALDGYRATLTEGVSRGLLAAPRQAAAVADQLTAWTGEATGGAGWFADLVAPGPERLRTELDGAAGKATAAVADFRDWLRNTYTPAAVAAGVPDAVGRERYRLAVRHNTGADLDLDEAYAWAWSEFHRTAAEMRAEAQRVLPGAGVKEAVDHLERHGHVVHGEEAVRDWLQQVMDGAITALDGTHFDIAGPLRRVESHTAPPGTAAAPYYTGPNLDFSRPGRTYLPTLGRTAFPTWQLVTTWYHEGVPGHHLQLAQWVALADRLSRYQTTLGTVSANIEGWALYAERLMDELGFFEDPAHRLGFLDQQMLRTIRVIVDIGMHLGLRIPADAGFHPGERWTPELATAFMAEFNGSPAELRESEIVRYLGWPGQAIGYKLGERAWLRGREAARRRQGAAFDLKAWHMGALAQGSLGLDDLVDQLAEVQ from the coding sequence ATGGCCGATGAAACGATCACCCCACGCACCATCGCCGACCGCCACCTCGACCGGGTGGCCGCCCACGATCCGCTGGAGGCCGCCTGGTTGGGCCTGCACCCGGATGACGACAGGCAGCCGGACCTCTCCCCGGAGGGGTTCGAGGCACACGCCGCCACCGTCCGGGGCACCCTCGCCGAGCTCGACGCCGCCTCCGCCGCCGGAGCGGCCTGGACGGACCCCGCCGACCGGCGCTGCGAGCGGCTGCTCCGGGACCGCCTCAGCGCCGAACTCGCCCTGCACGAAAGCGGGGAGAACTTCCGTCAGCTGCGCCCCATCGGTGCCCACGTGCACCAGGTGCGGGACATCTTCACCTACATGCCCACCGAGACGGACGAGCAGTGGGCCGTCGTGGCCGGTCGGCTCCGCAACCTGCCCGCCGCACTCGACGGCTACCGGGCCACCCTCACCGAGGGGGTCTCCCGCGGTCTGCTCGCGGCCCCGCGCCAGGCGGCCGCGGTGGCCGACCAGCTCACCGCCTGGACGGGGGAAGCGACCGGCGGCGCCGGCTGGTTCGCCGACCTCGTCGCGCCCGGGCCCGAACGGCTGCGCACCGAGCTGGACGGCGCCGCGGGCAAGGCCACCGCCGCGGTCGCCGACTTCCGCGACTGGCTGCGGAACACCTACACGCCCGCCGCCGTCGCGGCGGGCGTCCCGGACGCCGTGGGCCGCGAGCGCTACCGCCTCGCGGTCCGCCACAACACCGGCGCCGACCTCGACCTGGACGAGGCGTACGCCTGGGCCTGGAGCGAGTTCCACCGCACGGCCGCGGAGATGCGCGCCGAGGCGCAGCGCGTCCTGCCCGGGGCGGGGGTCAAGGAGGCGGTGGACCACCTGGAACGGCACGGCCACGTCGTGCACGGTGAGGAGGCGGTCCGGGACTGGCTCCAGCAGGTGATGGACGGGGCGATCACCGCACTCGACGGCACGCACTTCGACATCGCCGGGCCGCTGCGCCGGGTGGAGTCCCACACAGCGCCTCCGGGAACCGCCGCCGCGCCGTACTACACCGGCCCCAACCTGGACTTCAGCCGCCCCGGCCGCACCTACCTGCCCACCCTCGGCCGGACCGCCTTCCCGACCTGGCAGCTCGTCACCACCTGGTACCACGAGGGCGTCCCCGGGCACCACCTGCAGCTCGCCCAGTGGGTGGCGCTCGCCGACCGGCTCAGCCGCTACCAGACCACCCTGGGCACGGTCAGCGCCAACATCGAAGGCTGGGCGCTGTACGCGGAACGGCTCATGGACGAACTGGGCTTCTTCGAGGATCCCGCCCACCGCCTCGGCTTCCTCGACCAACAGATGCTGCGCACGATCCGGGTGATCGTCGACATCGGCATGCACCTCGGCCTGCGGATCCCCGCCGATGCCGGCTTCCACCCCGGCGAGCGGTGGACCCCCGAACTGGCGACCGCGTTCATGGCCGAGTTCAACGGCAGTCCGGCCGAGCTGCGGGAGAGCGAGATCGTCCGGTACCTCGGCTGGCCGGGCCAGGCCATCGGCTACAAGCTCGGCGAACGCGCCTGGCTGCGGGGGCGGGAGGCCGCTCGCCGCCGGCAGGGAGCCGCGTTCGACCTCAAGGCCTGGCACATGGGCGCGCTCGCCCAGGGATCGCTCGGCCTGGACGACCTGGTCGACCAGCTCGCCGAGGTCCAGTAG
- a CDS encoding hemerythrin domain-containing protein — MCHYCGCREIPLLKEFIAEHASVTDLAGAAVRALDAGDVAGARRLVAPMAEQLRRHWAGEEQGLFAVMRENPEYTAYVDDLVREHRELADFLAGLDLGSAEQRAEFVRSAAELEHHIAKEEDGLFPAALTELTGEQWNTAMAAWRANAFAGGGPVSDAAR, encoded by the coding sequence ATGTGCCACTACTGCGGGTGCCGTGAGATCCCGCTGCTCAAGGAGTTCATCGCCGAGCACGCGTCCGTCACCGACCTGGCCGGCGCCGCGGTCCGGGCGCTCGACGCCGGTGACGTGGCCGGGGCACGCCGGCTGGTCGCGCCGATGGCCGAGCAACTGCGCCGGCACTGGGCCGGCGAGGAACAGGGCCTGTTCGCGGTGATGCGTGAGAACCCCGAGTACACGGCCTACGTCGACGACCTGGTCCGCGAGCACCGCGAGCTCGCCGACTTCCTGGCCGGCCTCGACCTCGGATCGGCCGAGCAGCGGGCCGAGTTCGTCCGCTCGGCGGCCGAGCTGGAGCATCACATCGCCAAGGAGGAGGACGGCCTCTTCCCCGCCGCGCTGACCGAACTCACCGGCGAGCAGTGGAACACGGCCATGGCCGCCTGGCGGGCGAACGCCTTCGCCGGGGGCGGGCCGGTCAGCGACGCAGCGCGATGA
- a CDS encoding class I SAM-dependent methyltransferase, giving the protein MLDYDHEATRYDATRGGEPRAEAAAAAVERLLPPGARTVLDLACGTGIVTRRLRRPGRTVIGVDRSPGMLAAAAQRLPGGLVRADATRLPLVRGSVDAVVTVWLLHLLPDPLPVLAEAARVLHPGGVLVTTVDKDDAYFAEDSDLARLTGPLRLRYASRLPDHAPLLIERAAGLGLRPGDETVFPGTGQGRSPRGLSAAIDRGHVPCCNHASPEEVAEVRRRLAALPDQETPRPDPLYRLIALRR; this is encoded by the coding sequence ATGCTCGACTACGACCACGAGGCCACGCGCTACGACGCCACCCGCGGTGGCGAACCGCGTGCCGAGGCCGCCGCCGCGGCGGTGGAGCGCCTGCTGCCGCCCGGTGCCCGCACCGTCCTCGACCTGGCCTGCGGCACCGGCATCGTCACCCGCCGGCTGCGGCGGCCCGGACGGACCGTCATCGGCGTCGACCGCTCACCCGGGATGCTCGCCGCGGCCGCCCAGCGCCTGCCGGGCGGGCTGGTCCGCGCCGACGCCACCCGCCTGCCGCTGGTCCGCGGCAGCGTGGACGCGGTGGTGACCGTGTGGCTGCTCCACCTCCTGCCCGATCCGCTCCCGGTGCTCGCCGAGGCGGCCCGGGTGCTGCACCCCGGCGGGGTGCTGGTCACCACCGTCGACAAGGACGACGCCTACTTCGCCGAGGACAGCGACCTCGCCCGGCTGACCGGGCCCCTGCGCCTGCGGTACGCCTCCCGGCTGCCCGACCACGCCCCGCTGCTGATCGAGCGGGCGGCGGGCCTCGGGCTGAGGCCGGGCGACGAGACGGTCTTCCCCGGCACCGGCCAGGGGCGCAGCCCGCGCGGCCTGAGCGCGGCGATCGACCGCGGCCACGTGCCGTGCTGCAACCACGCCTCCCCGGAGGAGGTCGCGGAGGTCCGCCGCCGCCTGGCCGCCCTGCCCGACCAGGAGACCCCGCGCCCGGATCCGCTCTACCGGCTCATCGCGCTGCGTCGCTGA